In one Molothrus aeneus isolate 106 chromosome 8, BPBGC_Maene_1.0, whole genome shotgun sequence genomic region, the following are encoded:
- the LOC136559575 gene encoding uncharacterized protein yields MEPPHPRRPPASTEPLSMEPPHPRRPYPWSPPPTETPRIHGAPIHGAPHPRSPYPWSPPPTEAPIHGAPYPRSPYPWSPPPTEPPSTEAPSTEPLSMEPPIHGAPIHGAPHPQSPYPWSPPSTEAPIHGAPHPRRPHPRSPYPWSPYPWSPPSTEPLSMEPLSTEPPIHGAPSPAQQQEAPGRCPHSPG; encoded by the coding sequence ATGGAGCCCCCCCATCCACGGAGACCCCCCGCATCCACGGAGCCCCTATCCATGGAGCCCCCCCATCCACGGAGACCCTATCCATGGAGCCCCCCACCCACGGAGACCCCCCGCATCCACGGAGCCCCTATCCATGGAGCCCCCCACCCACGGAGCCCCTATCCATGGAGCCCCCCACCCACGGAGGCCCCTATCCATGGAGCCCCCTATCCACGGAGCCCCTATCCATGGAGCCCCCCACCCACGGAGCCCCCATCCACGGAGGCCCCATCCACGGAGCCCCTATCCATGGAGCCCCCCATCCATGGAGCCCCCATCCATGGAGCCCCCCATCCACAGAGCCCCTATCCATGGAGCCCCCCATCCACGGAGGCCCCTATCCATGGAGCCCCCCATCCACGGAGGCCCCATCCACGGAGCCCCTATCCATGGAGCCCCTATCCATGGAGCCCCCCATCCACAGAGCCCCTATCCATGGAGCCCCTGTCCACGGAGCCCCCCATCCatggagcccccagccctgcccagcagcaggaggcgcCCGGGCGCTGTCCACACAGCCCCGGCTGA